Sequence from the [Bacteroides] pectinophilus genome:
TAAAGGGCCACACGATGCCAAGGCACGTGAGAAGATGGCTGAAGCCTCTACTATGGCAGGTATGGCATTTGCCAACGCATTCCTTGGTGTCTGCCACTCAATGGCTCACAAACTCGGTGCATACCATCATCTGCCACACGGTATTGCCAATGCACTTCTTATAACTATAGTTATGAGATTCAATGCTGCGGAAGTTCCGACTAAGATGGGAACATTTTCACAGTATGCATATCCTCATACACTTGACAGATATCTTGAATGTGCTGATTTTCTTGGAATTAAGGGACGCACTAAAGAAGATAAGTTTAATAACTTTATCGATGCAATAGAGGAACTTAAGGATAAGGTTGGAATTAAGAAGACTATTAAGGATTACGGCATTGAGGAAGCTGACTTCCTTGCTACTCTCGATGAAATGGTTGAGAATGCATTTGATGATCAGTGTACAGGAGCTAACCCAAGATATCCTCTTATGAGTGAAATCAAAGAGATGTATCTTAAGGCTTACTATGGTGAATAAATAAGGAGGGGATATCAATGAAGTTTGACAATTGCATTTCCAAAGGAAAATTAAAAAGCGTCTATCTTAAAGACGGCAAAGCCATTAAAGTATTTGATAAAAAATACAACAAGTCAGATGTTCTCTATGAAGCACTCAATACTTCGCGTGTAGAGGACGCCAAAGCTGATGTACCTAAGCTTCTCTCTGTTGATGTTATCGACGGACAGTGGTGCATTACAAGTGAATATGTCGAAGGCAGTACTCTTGCTGAGTTAATGAAAGCTCATCCTAAGAAGATGGATACTTATCTACAGCAGATGGTTGATCTTCAGCTTTCTATCCACAGCAAGCGTAATCCTCTTATGATAAGACTTAAGGATAAGCTCATAAGACAGATTAACGATCTTGACTGCATAGATTCTACCAAAAAATATGAGATTCTCACAAGGCTTAACGGAATGCATGAACATTCAAAGCTTTGCCACGGCGACTTTTCTCCTGAGAATATCATTGTTACCAAGTCCGGCAAGCTTGTTGCCGTAGACTGGGTACATGCAACACAGGGCAATGCAAGTGCTGATGTGGCAAGAACTTATCTTCTGCTTGCTCTCAACGATATAGCTGTTGCAGACAGATATCTCGATATCTTCTGTGCCAAGTCCGGAACTGCCAAAAATTATGTTCAGAACTGGCTTCCTATCGTCGCTGCTGCACAGCTTGACAAGAAACGTCCTGAAGAGAAAGAACTCCTTACGAAGTGGATAGATGTTGTTAACTTTGAATAAGTATTCAATATAAATATTTAAACAAAGTTCATAACACAAGAATAAAAATCCGCAGGCGACATTGATTATGATTGCCTGCGGATTTTGTGTTATATAATTAATATAATGATACCAGGGTTAAAAGGTATCAAAGTCGGGGGCTTTTGCCCCCGACATCATATAATAATTCTACTATTATTCTGCCGTTCTACTGTTTACTGTTATGGTTCTATAACTGTCTTACCACCCATGTATGGCTGAAGAACCTTAGGAATACGGACACTTCCATCTTCATTAAGATTATTCTCAAGGAATGCAATAAGCATTCTTGGTGGTGCAACAACTGTGTTGTTAAGTGTATGTGCAAAATACTTCTTGCCATCCTCGCCATTTACACGAATCTTAAGACGTCTTGCCTGTGCATCTCCTAAGTTAGAGCAGCTGCCCACCTCAAAGTACTTCTTCTGTCTTGGTGACCATGCCTCTACATCAAGTGACTTAACCTTAAGATCTGCAAGATCTCCTGAACAGCAGTTAAGTGTTCTTACAGGAATATCAAGTGATCTGAAGAGATCTACTGTGTTCTGCCACAGCTTGTCATACCACATATTGCTGTCTTCAGGCTTACATACAACAATCATTTCCTGCTTCTCAAACTGGTGAATTCTGTACACGCCTCTCTCCTCGATTCCGTGCGCACCCTTCTCCTTACGGAAACATGGTGAATAACTTGTAAGTGTCTTAGGAAGTTCTGCCTCAGGCGTAATCGTATCGATAAACTTACCAATCATTGAATGCTCACTCGTACCGATAAGATACAAATCTTCACCCTCAATCTTATACATCATGGCATCCATCTCTGCGAAACTCATAACACCTGTAACTACATTACTTCTTATCATAAATGGAGGTACACAATATGTGAAGCCTCTGTCAATCATAAAGTCTCTTGCATATGAGATTACAGCTGAATGAAGTCTTGCGATATCTCCCATGAGATAATAGAATCCATTACCTGCAACCTTTCTTGCAGAATCAAGGTCTATGCCGTGAAGCTTTTCCATAATATCTGTGTGATACGGTATCTCAAAATCAGGTACAAATGGATCACCAAACTTCTCTATCTCTACATTTTCTGAATCGTCCTTACCGATAGGAACACTGGGATCAATGATGTTAGGAATTGTCATCATTATCTTAGTTACCTTTTCGTTGAGTTCTGCTTCCCTTGCTTCAAGCTCTGTAAGGCGCTCAGCATTCTTAGCTACCTGTGCCTTAAGTTCCTCAGCTTCTTCTTTCTTGCCCTGTCCCATAAGCATACCAATCTGCTTTGATATCTTATTACGGCTGCTTCTAATCTCATCTGCTTCCTTCTGAGTTGCTCTTGCCTGCTCGTCAAGTGCTATAACCTCATCAACCAATGGAAGTTTCTGATCCTGAAACTTATTTCTGATGTTCTGCTTTACTACTTCTGGATTCTCTCTGACAAATTTTAAATCTAACATTCTTTATGTCCTCCGTAAAGATTTTATTAAAATGTTTCACGTGAAACATTTGTTATTAATTCTGCTGTTCTTGTTCCTGCTGTTCCTTTGCCGCTGCAGCCTCAGCTTCTGCTAATTCTGTATCATCAAGGCCAAGTGCGTCCAATGCCTCATCCAGTTCATTAATATCTACTGTATTATTAATAACCTCATTCATATGACCGAGATCTGTATCGCCAAGTGGTCCGGCAATCGCCTTTTCAAGACTTTCAGCTTCTTCTTCGCCAAGCTCAATATATGACTCGCCTGCAACTATCTCCTTGATATACATGTAGCAGCCCTCTCTGCTGTGCATTGAATTAATGATAAATCCATTATTCTTATTATCAAGCATTGTAAGTGCAAAGCTGAGTTTGCCGCCCATCTCATGAAATGCATCGTACTTTACAATTCCAACCTTCTGGTATGAATAGTGAATCTTATCAAGCAGGAACTTGATATTCTTCACATTCTTGGCATTTATCCTCTTGAGATCCTCTATTTCTTTAAATCTTTCTTTTAGCAGAGGTTCAAGTGACCTGGCATCTTTGCCTTCCATAAAATTCTCATACTTTTTCCTAGTGTGTCCCATCTTGCAGATTGCTACAATTGCAAGAATAAGTGATACTATTGATATTATCCCCATCACTAATACTGCTATTATAACATACTGCATGTCAACCGAAAATAATCCAAAAAAGTTAACCATTGTATGCTCCAATCTTTATCCACCTGATTTACTTAATTGACTGAAGCATATCCATTATACGCTCAAGTTCATCCTGTGAATAGTACTCAATTTCAATCTTACCCTTATTATTTTTTCTGTTGTGTATCGAAACCTTAGTTCCAAGTACAGACTTTACCTTTTCTTCAAGTTCATGATATATAAGTTCTCTTGCAACGTCTTTTTCCTTTGGTGCTTCCTTCTTTTTATCAAGAAGCTTCATAAGTTTTTCGGTTTCCCTGACGCTGAGCTTCTCATCAAATATCTGCTGTGCAATCATATACTGCTTATCACCGTCTGATATAGCAAGAAGTGCTCTGGCATGTCCGTTGCTTATCATGTTATCCATAACCATCTGCTGAACTCTCTCATCAAGTTTCAGTAATCTCATCGAATTAGCAATAGCTGCACGGCTCTTTGATACTCTTTCTGCAACATCATCCTGCTTAAGCTTATATTCATTTATAAGATGCTGATAGGCCTTTGCCTCTTCAATAGGGTTAAGATCTTCACGCTGTATATTCTCTATAAGCGCTATCTCCATAACCTCCTGTGACGAATAGTCTTTAATAATTACAGGTACTTCTTTAACTCCCGCAATCTTAGCAGCTCTCCATCTTCTTTCACCGGCTATTATCTCATAATATCCGTCTTTCTTCTGTACAAGAAGAGGCTGAAGTATTCCATATTGTTTAATAGATTCAGCAAGTTCTATAAGAGCATCTTCATCAAATGCTTTCCTAGGCTGTTCTCTATTAGGTTCTATCTCAGAAATTCTCAGCTTCGTATCAGCCGGGACTTTCACCTCTTTAATTACTTCTTTTACAACTACCTTTTCGTTCTTGTCTTCTACATCTTCAGCTATAAGAGCTCCTATTCCCTTGCCGATTCCTTTTCCAAGTCCCTTACTCTTGGCTGCCGGCTTAACTGCAGGCTTCGGTGTTGTCTTTGGTGTTCCCTTAGTTACAGTTTTTGCTGAGCTTTTACTGTTTTTTGCTGACGCCATTGCTATGTTCTCCATTTCTACTTAAATATTGTCATACTAATACTGCAATATTGCATTAACCAAAATTCTGATTCATGACCTCTTCTGCCAGTAATCGGTAGCTTTCTGCTCCTGCTGATTTGGAGTCATATATATTAATAGGAAGTCCATGGCTTGGTGCCTCTGCAAGTCTTACATTTCTTGGTATAATCGTCTTATATATATTCTGTCCAAGATTCTCTTTGACATTCTCAACCACCTGAAGTGAAAGATTAGTTCTTGCATCATACATTGTGAACACAACTCCCTCAAGTTCAAGTTCAGGATTCAGCTTACGTTTTACAAGATTAATTGTATGTATAAGCTGTGTAAGTCCCTCAAGTGCATAATATTCACACTGTATAGGTACAAGTACAGTATCAGCCGCCGTCATTGCATTAACCGTAAGCATACTGAGTGATGGTGGACAATCAAGCACTATATAATCATATCTATCCTTAATATCATAGAGAATATTCTTTAAAATATATTCTCTGTTTTCTACATCAATCAGTTCAATCTCTGCTCCTGCAAGATTGACATTAGAAGGAAGTACATCAAGATTATCAAATACATCTTTTTGTATTGCATCATCAGCACTTATAGTGCCAAGCATAACCTGATAAATGGTGTTCTCAACATCATCTTTTGATACTCCCAGACCACTTGTTGCATTCCCCTGTGGATCAATATCCACTATAAGAACCTTCTGTTCCTTTTCTGCAAGACATGCCGCAAGATTTATTGCTGTTGTTGATTTTCCAACGCCACCCTTTTGGTTGGCAATTGCAATTATTCTTCCCATATTTCCTCATTTCTGTGCATGTTTTGTGAATGCACCACAACACAACCTGCATTTTTAATAATAGCACAATTTTGCTGCATACTCAACACTTATACTAATTACAAAAACAAAAAATGTTTCACGTGAAACATTTTCACATGAAACATTTTAAAAGACCTGTCTCAATTATCATTTAATATCCACTATCTTATTCTTAATTGCAAATACCGCAGCCTGCGTTCTGTCCGATACATTAATCTTACGGAATATATTAGATATATGATTCTTAACAGTACGCTCACTTATCTTAAGCTGCACTGCTATCTCTCTATTAAACATACCGTTAGCAATAAGCTTAAGTACCTGAAGTTCTCTCTTAGTAAGATCATTAACCTTACCTGTCATTATATCACGCTCAACAAGGCTTGAATTAAGCAATGGTGTAAGTGAAGGTTCAACATATCCTTCTCCCATATGAACTGCTGTAATTGCCTTGCGTAAAGTTGCCGAATCCGAATCTTTAAGTACATATCCGTCACAGCCTATATCAAACACCTTAATAAGATAATCAATTTCTTTGTGAATAGTAAGAACTATTACCTTATTAGTAAGCTGTTGCTGTTTCATAATATTAAGTACCTGTATACCATCCAGATTAGGCATATTGATATCGAGAAGAACTATTTCCGGATTAAGCTTGTTTATAAGATTAAGACATTCATATCCGTCACTTGCCTCACCTACAATCTCAATATCGCCTTCAAGTTCAAGTATCTGTTTGAGACCCTCACGAATCATTGCATGATCATCAGCAATAAGTATTCGAATTGGTTTGTTATCATTCATTACTTTCTTCCTCCGTATGTGAGACACATGGTATTCTGATTATATTGCATGTTCCACTGTCATGACTGCAGTCAATTACTCCGTTGAGAAGTTTAACACGTTCTTTTATAATTGCGAGTCCGAATCCCGAATTATGCTTTTCCCGGTTATCTCTGTTGACGGCATCATCATCATAGCCTTTACCATCATCTTTGTGATTAATAACAATCTCATTATTATCTGAAGAAACAGATATATTAATATTATTGCCTTCGGAATACTTTATCGAGTTACTTGTCAGTTCCTGTATTATTCTAAATACCGACAATCCGATTACATCATCAACAAAGCTTTCATCAAGGTCTTCCATATCTATAGTAATATTCATATCTGTCTGTGATTCACACTGATTAATATATCTGCTTAACGTTGTCTTAAAGCCTACATCATCAAGTGCCATTGGCCGCAAATCATAGATAATATCACGAAGTTCATCGATGCACTCTCTCATAGTCTTATTAATAACTTCAAGTTCAAGCTTTGCACGTTGCGAATCGGAATCCATTACCATCTGAACAAATTCAGACTTGTGAATAAGTGCAGTCATCTTCTGAACAACAGAATCATGTATGTCGCGCGCTATTCTCTGACGTTCACTCTCTCTGATTGAAAGCATCTTATATCCGTTTACATCATATAAAGGAACTTCTTTATCAACTTCACCAATCTTATCAAGTCTGTTATCAATGATTACAACTCTTTTTTTCATAACATCAATGTCTTTTTGCAGGCTATCTCTTCGCTCTTTAAGTAACCTTATCTCACGCATCTCATCAGATTCATTCTTATCTGCCGGCTTAAAGACATTAATAGTATTATCAACCTGTAGTTCAAGCTTTTTGATTGCATCATCAATAGATGCGATATTGAGTTCACATCTGTATATGTTGCTTTCTTTTTCTTTTCTTTCTACTTTCAGATTGTTCTTTTCGGTAGTAAGGAATTCCTTTATCTTATTCATAGATATCCCCATATTCATTAAATCTGTAATAATCCGCTCATATACTTACATATTTTATATATTATATCGCATTTTTGTGCAAATTTAAAGCTTTTTATTCTTACTCCCATATATTATAATAATAGATAAAGCAAATAATGTATATATTTATTTAGGAATGGAGATATAATGAATAAGTGGCACAAATTTGGCATTGCTGCAGGAATAACCGGAAGTGCAGCATTTATAACATATCTTATTAACCGTGTAATATTCTCAACCTCAGTATCTTTTGAAGTTACACAGACTAATGACAGACAGATATACAACTGGAGATTTGGTGATATATCATATCGTGTAAAAGGAAGCGGAACACCTCTTCTTCTGATTCATGACCTTACACCGGTATCAGGAGCCTACGAATGGAACAAAGTCTTTGATGAACTTGCCAAAGATCATACCGTATATGCCATAGACCTTATCGGCTGCGGCTATTCATCCAAGCCATCGATTACTTATACAGCATATCTGTATGTGCAGCTTATTGAAGATTTCATTAAAAATGTTATCGGCAGACGAACTGATGTAATTGTAACCGGTGACAGTGCACCTATTGTAATAATGGCGTGCCATAATAATGATACTCTTTTCAACAAACTTATCCTCATTAATCCGGAGAATTTTGAAAGTTGTTCACAAATTCCCGGTAAAAGAATGAACATATTCAGGAAACTGCTTAACACAGCCATAATAGGCAATTCTATTTATAATATGTCAGTTTCAAAGAATGCAATAACTGAACTTTGCCAGAACAGGCTTTTCTACAGCAAAGCCTCTGCTTCTGTTATTAATGCACTCCATGAGACAGCCCATCTTGGCGGATTTGGTGCGAGACACCTTTATGCAAGTACAAGATGTCATTACACATCTGTCAATATAAATAAAGCTCTTGCAGCAATCAATAACAGTATCTTTATAATTGCCGGGGATAATGCAGTTAATATGGAACATACAATCGAAGAGTACATAGAGACCAATCCGGTCATAGAAAGTGCTGTGATACCGCGCTCCAGACATCTGCCGCAGCTTGAACGTCCGGCGCGCTTTATCAATCAGCTCAGAATATTTTTATAAATTTACAATGGCTTACTTGATGGAAGTCCTGCTTTGCGAGGATACTTCTTATCTGTGTGAGCCATTTTTTTGATTATAACAAAAGAACGCTCTATATCTGTACCCGGAAGTGTGAGCTTCTTAACACCTATTGTCTTTGCACCGAGAAGCTTAAGCGCATGAGTTGCAGTCTTAAGTTCATCATCAATATCGCCTGATTTGTAGGAGATAAAATATCCTCCTGTTTTAACATACGGCAGACAATATTCTGCAAGAGTTGAAAGAGTGGCAACTGCCCTGGACACGCACAGATCATAACTCTCCCTGTAATCAGGCTCTCTTGCATAGTCCTCTGCTCTTCCATGAATTGCTTCTATATCATTAAGTCCCACAGTTGATATAACCTCATTAAGGAACTTAATTCTCTTGTTAAGTGAATCAAGAAGAGTAACCTTTACACTAGGAAATGCTATCTTAAGCGGAATTCCCGGGAATCCCGCACCGGTACCGATATCAATAACCTTAATCGCAGTATTGGTGTCCGGAAGCATCTTTGCATATTCTTTATCATCAAATACTGTCTTAACAGCAAGACTGTCAAGAAAATGTTTAACATACACATCATCCTTTTCAGTAATTGCCGTAAGATTCATAACCTTATTCCATTCCACAAGAAGCTCATAATACTTCTGAAGTGCTTCCTCCATAGAATCATCAAGCTCTACATTAATTTCATTAAGAGCATCCGTAAAATTCATACTAATCTCCATTCCGCAGGCACAAAGTGCCGGATGAATTGCGGGCCAAACGTCAGATTTGGCTCTGCGACAGATGCTATTTGTGGTACCTGCGGCACAAATAGCTGTGTAAAAAATCAGGCATCAGGCTGATTTTTCACACTTCTCACACTATCCATATACACAAGCAATACTGAGATATCTGCCGGCGATACTCCCGATATTCTCTGTGCCTGTCCTACATTGAGCGGTCTGAACTTATCAAGCTTCTGTACTGCTTCGCTTCTTAGACCGCTTATTGCCTTATAATCTATATCAGACGGAATTTTCTTATTCTCGAGCTTCTTAAAATGCTCTACCTGCCTGCGCTGACGCTCAATGTATCCGGCATACTTTATATTAATATTAACCTGTTCTCTGATATCTTCGCTAAGTTCAGGTCTGTCCTTATCAATCGGTTCAATGTCGTCATATGAAAGCTCAGGTCTTCTCACAAGGTCAGCAAGTGTTACTCCGTTAGTAAGAAGCGTGCTGTTCCTGCGCTCAAGAAGTTCCTGCACATTCTGTGATGTCCCGACAAACGTATTGTTAAGTCTTTCTATTTCTTCGTTTATTGCCTTTTCCTTATACTTAACGTAATTCATTCTCTTCTCGTCAATAAGACCTATCTCATAGCCATAATGTGTAAGCCTTAAGTCTGCATTATCCTGACGCAGAAGAAGCCTGTATTCAGCCCTTGAAGTCATCATTCTGTAAGGCTCTGTATTCTCCTTTGTTACAAGGTCATCAATAAGAACCCCTATGTAGCTTTCCGAACGCTTCAGTATAAGCGGTGACTTGCCAAGTACCTTCATCGCTGCATTAATCCCCGCGATGATTCCCTGTGACGCAGCCTCCTCATAGCCTGAGCTTCCGTTGAACTGTCCGCCTGCAAACAGACCTTCTATATTCTTGAATTCAAGTGAAAGCTTAAGCTGTACAGGATCTATACAGTCATATTCTATTGCATATGCATTACGCACGATGCGGACATTTTCAAGTCCCGGAACTGTACGGTACATCTCATACTGCACATCTTCAGGAAGCGAACTTGACATTCCTCCAAGATACATCTCGTTAGTATAATTGCCCTCAGGCTCGATAAATACCTGATGTCTTTCTTTATCAGCGAATCTTACGACCTTATCTTCAATTGAAGGGCAGTATCTCGGGCCGGTTCCGTGTATTACACCTGAATAAAGAGGTGACCTGTCAAGATTGGCTCTTATAATCTCATGTGTCTTCTCGTTAGTATATGTCAGCCAGCATGATACCTGCTCTTTCTGAATATCGTCAGGATTGGTTGTAAATGAAAACGGAACAATTTTGTCATCACCCTTCTGCTCTGCCATCTTTGAAAAATCAATAGAACGCTTATCAACTCTTGCTGGAGTTCCCGTCTTGAATCTTCTTACACTTATTCCATTGGCAATAAGGGATTCTGTAAGATGATTTGCAGCCTGAAGCCCATTAGGTCCTGTATAGTTGCTTACATCGCCATATATACAGCGCGCCTTAAGATATGTTCCCGTACAAAGTATAACGGCTTTTGCATGGTACACAGCTCCCGAGTATGTCTTAACACCCTGCACTCTGCCGTCATTTACTATAAGCTCACTCACTTCAGCCTGTCTTATATGAAGATGTTCCGTATTCTCCATAACCATACGCATTCTTCTGCTGTAATCCTGCTTATCAGCCTGTGCACGCAAGGAATGTACGGCAGGGCCCTTTGACGCATTAAGCATCTTGGACTGTATAAATGTTGCATCTATATTCTTACCCATCTCTCCGCCAAGCGCATCAATCTCTCTTACCAGATGTCCCTTTGAACTTCCGCCTATATTAGGGTTACAAGGCATAAGTGCTATACTCTCAACACTTACCGTAAAGCATATTGTTTCAAGTCCAAGACGTGCACATGCAAGTGCTGCCTCACATCCGGCATGTCCGGCTCCTACTACGACAACGTCATAACTTTCTTCTACATTTTTCATTAGGTTATTCCTCTTATTATAAATATCTTTATTTTCCCATACAGAATTTACTGAATATCTGATTAACAAGATCATCCTCAACAGCCTGACCTATTATCTTGCCAAGACTCTCATACGCATTAAGCAGGTCAATCGTATAACAGTCCTCAGGCATTCCGTTCTCAATGCTCTCTTTTACAAGTTTAAGACTGTTTATTGATTCTTTCAACATATTTTTATGTCTTGCATTGGTAATGTAAATCTGGTCGTTGCTGCTTATCTGTCCGGCAAAAAACATCTGCCTTATTGTATCTGAAAGCTCACGGATTCCGGTCTGCTCCCTTGCGGATATTGCAAGAACAGGAAAATCAGTATGTGCTCTCATCTGCTCTACTGAGAGCACATTTTCAACATCTGTCTTGTTTAGAAGAACAATAACATGTCTTCCTTTTACAAAATCAAGTATTTTCTTATCATTATCATCCAGATTGCGTGTTGCATCGGCAACATATATTATAAGGTCAGCGTTCCCGGCACATTTCATTGCCTTCTCTATACCTATTTTTTCAACAATATCCTCAGTATCACGTATTCCCGCCGTATCAGTAAGATTAAGAATAACGCCGTCAAGACTTATGGATTCCTCCAGCGTATCTCTTGTTGTTCCTGCAATATCCGTTACTATTGCCCTGTCCTCACCCGCAAGCGCATTAAGCAGACTTGACTTACCGGCGTTGGTCTTACCTAATATTACAGTTCTTATTCCATCCTTTAAAATACGTCCGTTATCAGAAGTTTTCAACAAAGAGTCTAGCTTATCCACACACTTATCCACATCTTCAGCTAACTTATCACCATATCCGTCAAGCGTATAGTGCTCAGGATCATCAAGCGCAGCCTCGATAAATGCTGTATTGTCAAGGATTATCTCTCTTATCCGCGTAATTTCTTCTGAAAGTTTTCCACGAAGCTGCATTACCGATGATGACAGCGCATACTCATTCTGTGAGTTGATAATGTCAATTACCGACTCAGCCTGCGTTAAGTCGATTCTTCCGTTAAGAAATGCTCGCTTGGTAAATTCTCCGGGCTCTGCCGGCCTTGCTCCCGCATCTATTACTGCATCAAGAATTTTCCTTGTTACAAGTATTCCACCGTGACAGTTAATCTCTGCTACGTCCTCGCGTGTGTATGTATTAGGTGCTTTCATGACTGAGACAAGTACTTCATCAAGCACCTTATCATCTTTTACTATTGTCCCATAATGTATTGTATGGCTTGCACAGTCTGCAAGTTTTTTGCCTGAGACGCCTCTGAAAAGTCTGTCTGCAACTTCTATTGCTTCATCTCCGCTTATTCTTATTATTCCTATGCCGCCGCTTCCCATCGTTCCTGTAGATATGGCTGCTATAGTATCTGTTATAAACATACACACCTCCATACATCTATATATTATGGTTAAAATATTCCTATATTAAAACAGGCATACAGTGCTCCGAACACTGTATGCCCAACATGATTCTTAAGTCCGGACCTGAATTAGTTTCTGCCGTAATCCTTCTTATAATTATCACGTCCACCTGAACGGTAATCATTCTTAAGATATACTATTACATGTCTGAAAGGCTCCTCGCCCTCACTTCTTGTTGCTACGAACTTATCATTCTGAAGTGCTGAATGAATAATACGTCTCTCATAAGGATTCATTGGCTCAAGAGATACAGGTCTCTTAGAACGCTTAACCTTATATGCAATATTCTTGGCAAGTGATTCTAGTGTCTCTTTTCTTCTCTTGCGGTAATCTTCTGTATCAACCTTGACACGCATGTACTTCTCGTTCTCTTTATTAACAACAAGACTTACAAGATACTGTATTGAATCAAGTGTCTGACCTCGCTTACCGATAAGAAGTCCCATCTCATCGCCACCGAGTTCTACATTAACGCAGCCCTCTTCTTCATTAATCTTAATGTCAATATTAACATCCATATCCATTGCCTTGAACATATTATCAAGGAAATCACGTATTACTTTATCAACATCGCATGTAACTACCATCTTCTTGTGTGGCTCAGATAAAACTTCATCACTGTTATCTGAAGTTACATCCGCCTTATCAGAATTAGCAGCAGGCGCCGCAGCTTCCGTACTCTTAACTTCAGCAGCCTTTTCTTCCTCTGCCTTCTTCTCTGCCTCAACTTCAGACTTAACCCATGCCTTAATCTTAGCAGGGCGGCTTCCAAAGCCAAGAATTCCGTTACTTCCCTTATCTATTACATCATAACCAATGTTATCACTTGTTGTTTCAAGCTCAACAATTGCATTCATAAATGCGTCTTCTACCGACTTACCGGTAATCTCAATAACATTTGCCATTATTTATTCCTCCTACTTATTGTGCTTCT
This genomic interval carries:
- the rsmG gene encoding 16S rRNA (guanine(527)-N(7))-methyltransferase RsmG; this translates as MNFTDALNEINVELDDSMEEALQKYYELLVEWNKVMNLTAITEKDDVYVKHFLDSLAVKTVFDDKEYAKMLPDTNTAIKVIDIGTGAGFPGIPLKIAFPSVKVTLLDSLNKRIKFLNEVISTVGLNDIEAIHGRAEDYAREPDYRESYDLCVSRAVATLSTLAEYCLPYVKTGGYFISYKSGDIDDELKTATHALKLLGAKTIGVKKLTLPGTDIERSFVIIKKMAHTDKKYPRKAGLPSSKPL
- a CDS encoding protein jag, translating into MANVIEITGKSVEDAFMNAIVELETTSDNIGYDVIDKGSNGILGFGSRPAKIKAWVKSEVEAEKKAEEEKAAEVKSTEAAAPAANSDKADVTSDNSDEVLSEPHKKMVVTCDVDKVIRDFLDNMFKAMDMDVNIDIKINEEEGCVNVELGGDEMGLLIGKRGQTLDSIQYLVSLVVNKENEKYMRVKVDTEDYRKRRKETLESLAKNIAYKVKRSKRPVSLEPMNPYERRIIHSALQNDKFVATRSEGEEPFRHVIVYLKNDYRSGGRDNYKKDYGRN
- the mnmE gene encoding tRNA uridine-5-carboxymethylaminomethyl(34) synthesis GTPase MnmE, producing the protein MFITDTIAAISTGTMGSGGIGIIRISGDEAIEVADRLFRGVSGKKLADCASHTIHYGTIVKDDKVLDEVLVSVMKAPNTYTREDVAEINCHGGILVTRKILDAVIDAGARPAEPGEFTKRAFLNGRIDLTQAESVIDIINSQNEYALSSSVMQLRGKLSEEITRIREIILDNTAFIEAALDDPEHYTLDGYGDKLAEDVDKCVDKLDSLLKTSDNGRILKDGIRTVILGKTNAGKSSLLNALAGEDRAIVTDIAGTTRDTLEESISLDGVILNLTDTAGIRDTEDIVEKIGIEKAMKCAGNADLIIYVADATRNLDDNDKKILDFVKGRHVIVLLNKTDVENVLSVEQMRAHTDFPVLAISAREQTGIRELSDTIRQMFFAGQISSNDQIYITNARHKNMLKESINSLKLVKESIENGMPEDCYTIDLLNAYESLGKIIGQAVEDDLVNQIFSKFCMGK
- the mnmG gene encoding tRNA uridine-5-carboxymethylaminomethyl(34) synthesis enzyme MnmG, which encodes MKNVEESYDVVVVGAGHAGCEAALACARLGLETICFTVSVESIALMPCNPNIGGSSKGHLVREIDALGGEMGKNIDATFIQSKMLNASKGPAVHSLRAQADKQDYSRRMRMVMENTEHLHIRQAEVSELIVNDGRVQGVKTYSGAVYHAKAVILCTGTYLKARCIYGDVSNYTGPNGLQAANHLTESLIANGISVRRFKTGTPARVDKRSIDFSKMAEQKGDDKIVPFSFTTNPDDIQKEQVSCWLTYTNEKTHEIIRANLDRSPLYSGVIHGTGPRYCPSIEDKVVRFADKERHQVFIEPEGNYTNEMYLGGMSSSLPEDVQYEMYRTVPGLENVRIVRNAYAIEYDCIDPVQLKLSLEFKNIEGLFAGGQFNGSSGYEEAASQGIIAGINAAMKVLGKSPLILKRSESYIGVLIDDLVTKENTEPYRMMTSRAEYRLLLRQDNADLRLTHYGYEIGLIDEKRMNYVKYKEKAINEEIERLNNTFVGTSQNVQELLERRNSTLLTNGVTLADLVRRPELSYDDIEPIDKDRPELSEDIREQVNINIKYAGYIERQRRQVEHFKKLENKKIPSDIDYKAISGLRSEAVQKLDKFRPLNVGQAQRISGVSPADISVLLVYMDSVRSVKNQPDA